A window of the Syntrophorhabdaceae bacterium genome harbors these coding sequences:
- a CDS encoding lysophospholipid acyltransferase family protein, which yields MFVDLLLILIIRALQQSLRILPESVQLFKGKMLGRLAFLALRSRRQVAITNIKRVFPLLSDREITSIAKRNFEKLGINVIELLLVSYLSRTEITKRFDVEGLEHFEEALNKGKGVIALTFHFANWEVEGIASRLLNRDVIALARPLKKHRLLNNFLNRLRESAGLTIMVNENVAQEVIRLLKENKVVVILGDQREKRSRGVFVDFFGVKVSTSKGMAMIGMKTGASVLPVYPVRKGFLRYTYVCGAPIEMERGGNIEDLVAKNTRKINAFLETIILKYPDEWFWVHRRWGRREKSTE from the coding sequence GTGTTTGTTGATCTCCTCCTGATCCTTATCATCAGAGCCCTGCAGCAGTCGCTGCGTATCCTGCCGGAAAGTGTGCAGCTCTTCAAGGGAAAGATGCTGGGGAGACTCGCCTTTCTTGCCTTGAGAAGCCGAAGACAGGTGGCGATCACGAACATCAAAAGGGTCTTTCCCCTTCTCTCTGACCGGGAAATCACCTCTATCGCAAAACGCAATTTTGAAAAATTGGGGATTAACGTCATCGAGCTTCTGCTCGTATCTTATCTCTCCAGGACCGAGATCACAAAAAGGTTCGACGTCGAGGGCCTCGAGCACTTCGAAGAGGCCCTGAACAAGGGCAAGGGCGTCATAGCCCTCACGTTCCATTTCGCCAATTGGGAGGTAGAAGGCATTGCGTCCCGGCTTCTCAACCGCGATGTGATCGCGCTTGCCCGCCCTCTCAAGAAACATCGTCTGTTGAATAATTTTCTGAACCGCTTGAGAGAGTCGGCGGGCCTTACGATCATGGTTAATGAGAACGTGGCGCAGGAAGTCATACGCTTGCTCAAGGAAAACAAGGTCGTGGTAATCCTGGGGGACCAGCGGGAGAAACGCTCTCGGGGGGTATTTGTGGATTTCTTCGGCGTCAAGGTGTCCACGTCAAAAGGCATGGCTATGATCGGCATGAAGACCGGGGCGTCGGTGCTACCCGTGTACCCTGTCAGAAAGGGCTTTCTTCGCTATACGTACGTGTGTGGGGCGCCCATTGAAATGGAGCGGGGCGGAAACATTGAAGACCTCGTGGCCAAAAACACGCGCAAGATAAACGCTTTCCTTGAAACGATCATCCTGAAATACCCCGATGAATGGTTCTGGGTACACAGACGATGGGGAAGACGCGAAAAGAGCACAGAATGA
- a CDS encoding DNA translocase FtsK 4TM domain-containing protein, producing the protein MSRELKKEILGIGLAGLFLFLLVSLVSYFPLDAASRNLCGKAGFYLADGLVLVFGMMSYFLAAITLMFALFYLKKKDPPNIIVFSSGLALLFIALTAMLQIIVGKIGLRGVPMNFCGLLGFFLERTLMNFFGYFGSVLISLILLLISLFLIVQAPILSVLEERLARRTKAEKRKEIKVTTVTTEPRKEEPKEEKKPVQESFDFLKEIGPYKLPSVALLDAIEKKELKVDKESIQANASILEKKLKDYGIDGKVTEVRPGPVITMYEFEPAPGIKVSRISNLADDLAMALSAVSIRIIAPIPGKAVVGIEIPNKVRETVYLREIIESDVFRSSHSYLTLVLGTTIAGDPYVADLAKMPHLLVAGATGSGKSVSLNSMICSILFKASPLHVRFLMIDLKMLELSFYEGIPHLLLPVVTNPKNAKTALRWMTDEMERRYSMMAEKGVRNIEKYNQKMVKQEGGEPIPYIVVVIDELADLMMVSPKEVEEYIARLAQMARASGIHLILATQRPSVDVLTGIIKANFPARVSCKVFSKVDSRTILDTNGAESLLGNGDMLFLSPGIGRLQRLHGPYVSESEIKSVVEFLKRQGAPSYHNEILEEKEDEENGEDMDDDKYQEAVEFVMTRGEASISMVQRRFRIGYNRAARIIERMERDGVVGPSDGVKSREVLKR; encoded by the coding sequence ATGTCGCGGGAATTGAAGAAGGAAATACTGGGCATCGGGCTTGCGGGCCTCTTTCTCTTTCTCCTCGTAAGCCTTGTTTCCTACTTTCCTCTGGATGCGGCATCACGCAACCTCTGCGGAAAGGCGGGGTTCTATCTGGCGGACGGCCTCGTGCTTGTCTTCGGCATGATGAGTTATTTTCTCGCGGCCATTACGCTTATGTTCGCGCTCTTTTACCTGAAAAAGAAAGACCCGCCTAACATCATCGTCTTTTCATCCGGTCTTGCTCTTCTTTTCATCGCTCTTACTGCCATGCTCCAGATTATTGTTGGCAAGATCGGCCTCAGAGGAGTCCCCATGAATTTTTGCGGTCTTCTCGGTTTTTTCCTCGAGAGGACGCTCATGAACTTCTTTGGCTACTTCGGAAGCGTCTTGATCAGCCTTATCCTGCTTCTCATCTCCCTTTTTCTTATCGTGCAGGCGCCGATTCTCTCCGTGCTTGAAGAACGGCTGGCGCGCAGAACCAAGGCTGAGAAAAGAAAGGAAATCAAAGTAACCACAGTAACCACGGAACCGAGGAAAGAAGAACCTAAGGAAGAAAAGAAGCCGGTCCAGGAGTCCTTTGATTTTCTCAAAGAGATCGGTCCCTACAAGCTCCCATCGGTTGCGCTTCTTGATGCCATCGAGAAAAAGGAACTGAAAGTCGACAAGGAGAGCATTCAGGCCAACGCGAGCATCCTCGAAAAGAAGCTCAAGGATTACGGTATCGATGGCAAGGTCACGGAGGTAAGACCCGGGCCGGTGATCACCATGTACGAATTCGAACCGGCGCCCGGCATCAAGGTGAGCAGGATATCGAACCTGGCTGACGATCTTGCCATGGCGCTCTCCGCGGTCTCCATCAGGATTATCGCGCCTATACCGGGGAAGGCGGTGGTGGGTATTGAAATCCCCAACAAAGTCCGCGAAACCGTGTACCTTCGCGAGATCATCGAGTCCGATGTGTTCCGGTCTTCCCATTCCTATCTCACCCTTGTGCTCGGAACCACAATTGCAGGAGACCCTTACGTGGCGGATCTCGCGAAGATGCCTCATCTTCTTGTTGCCGGTGCAACAGGTTCGGGCAAAAGCGTCTCTTTGAACAGCATGATCTGCAGCATCCTCTTTAAGGCAAGTCCCCTACACGTGCGTTTTCTCATGATCGACCTCAAGATGCTGGAACTGTCTTTCTACGAGGGTATTCCGCACCTTTTGCTCCCTGTTGTGACAAACCCGAAGAACGCGAAAACAGCTCTCAGGTGGATGACCGACGAGATGGAGCGACGATACTCCATGATGGCCGAGAAGGGCGTGAGGAATATCGAGAAATATAACCAGAAAATGGTGAAACAGGAAGGCGGTGAGCCCATACCCTATATCGTCGTGGTCATCGATGAGCTTGCGGACCTTATGATGGTTTCGCCCAAAGAGGTTGAGGAATATATCGCCCGGCTTGCCCAGATGGCCCGCGCCTCCGGTATCCACCTGATCCTTGCCACACAGAGACCCTCGGTCGATGTACTCACAGGCATTATCAAGGCGAACTTTCCAGCGCGTGTTTCCTGCAAAGTCTTCTCCAAGGTGGACTCGAGGACCATCCTCGATACGAACGGCGCGGAGAGTTTACTCGGCAACGGCGACATGCTCTTCTTGAGCCCCGGTATCGGGAGATTGCAAAGGCTTCATGGCCCGTACGTATCGGAGAGTGAGATCAAAAGTGTGGTGGAGTTTCTGAAACGGCAGGGTGCCCCATCGTACCACAACGAGATACTCGAGGAAAAGGAAGACGAAGAAAACGGCGAAGACATGGATGATGACAAATACCAGGAGGCTGTCGAGTTCGTCATGACGAGAGGGGAGGCCTCTATCAGTATGGTGCAGAGACGCTTCAGGATAGGATACAACCGGGCTGCACGGATCATTGAGCGCATGGAGAGAGATGGAGTTGTCGGTCCCTCCGACGGCGTAAAATCCAGGGAAGTGCTCAAACGTTAG
- the ispH gene encoding 4-hydroxy-3-methylbut-2-enyl diphosphate reductase, with protein sequence MKVLKTENIGFCFGVKRAVKMVLKHAEKTNETVHTIGPIIHNPQMVNILKEKKVIPVDNVFEVKNGVVVFRTHGIKKEEEEYIRKTGLKVIDATCPFVKRVRKHAMYLKSKGYQVVIVGDKSHPEVKSVLSYLDGDGIVLQEPKRLDHKKVGVVSQTTLDKDTFVNIVKELIGGVEELRVYNTICESTSVRQKEAVVLSGKVDMMLVVGGKNSSNTTKLYKVVNRVQPNTHHIETEEDIKPEWFKNVHAVGITGGASTPDLIIDIVERRVKNL encoded by the coding sequence ATGAAAGTCCTCAAGACAGAAAATATCGGCTTCTGTTTCGGAGTGAAAAGGGCGGTCAAGATGGTCCTTAAGCACGCCGAAAAGACGAACGAGACGGTGCACACCATCGGACCCATTATCCACAACCCGCAGATGGTGAACATCCTCAAAGAAAAGAAGGTTATCCCCGTGGATAACGTGTTCGAGGTGAAAAACGGGGTCGTTGTCTTCCGGACCCACGGCATCAAAAAGGAAGAAGAGGAATATATCAGAAAAACGGGCCTCAAGGTCATCGACGCGACCTGTCCTTTTGTGAAGAGGGTGCGAAAGCACGCCATGTATCTTAAAAGTAAGGGATATCAGGTCGTAATCGTTGGCGATAAAAGTCATCCCGAGGTCAAAAGTGTCTTGAGTTATTTGGATGGGGATGGTATTGTATTGCAAGAGCCGAAAAGGCTCGATCACAAAAAGGTGGGGGTTGTAAGTCAGACTACCCTCGACAAAGATACATTCGTGAACATCGTAAAGGAATTAATAGGAGGGGTTGAAGAACTCAGGGTTTACAATACAATCTGCGAGAGCACCTCAGTGAGGCAAAAGGAGGCCGTGGTGCTTTCGGGCAAGGTGGACATGATGCTCGTCGTGGGGGGGAAGAACAGCTCCAATACAACCAAGCTTTATAAAGTCGTCAACAGAGTACAACCGAACACGCATCATATAGAAACGGAAGAGGACATCAAACCTGAATGGTTCAAAAACGTCCATGCGGTGGGGATTACCGGGGGTGCATCAACTCCGGATCTCATAATAGATATTGTGGAAAGGCGTGTAAAAAATCTTTAG
- a CDS encoding outer membrane lipoprotein carrier protein LolA has product MGKRWENVLCVSALIVAVTTSSFAVGFDDLKKTYGDINSLEATFHQKIFIATIKRAREFDGEFFYKRGKGFLWRYTKPKIKYFLYDGRYMWQDEEDKTFVLKEKINKERTGGTFFDLVEDITKLDDLFVLKQESVAGDMRVLDLVPRKEGSITRARVWIDKENIVRKIEMEEFTGNINTIEFSPVKVNAPIGDAKFIYRPDKNKEVVEH; this is encoded by the coding sequence ATGGGTAAGCGGTGGGAAAATGTTCTTTGTGTCTCGGCCCTGATCGTTGCCGTAACAACCTCGTCCTTTGCGGTCGGCTTCGATGACTTGAAAAAGACTTACGGCGACATAAATTCACTGGAAGCCACCTTTCATCAGAAAATATTTATCGCGACCATAAAGCGAGCGCGGGAATTTGATGGCGAGTTCTTTTACAAAAGAGGGAAAGGGTTCCTCTGGCGCTACACAAAACCTAAAATCAAATATTTCCTCTATGATGGAAGATATATGTGGCAGGACGAGGAAGACAAGACATTCGTGTTGAAGGAGAAGATTAACAAGGAAAGAACCGGAGGCACCTTTTTTGATCTCGTGGAGGACATCACGAAGCTCGACGATCTCTTTGTGCTCAAGCAGGAGAGCGTGGCCGGCGACATGCGGGTCCTCGACCTTGTGCCGAGAAAAGAAGGCAGCATCACGAGAGCCAGGGTATGGATCGACAAAGAGAACATCGTGAGAAAGATCGAGATGGAGGAGTTTACCGGCAACATCAACACCATCGAATTTTCGCCCGTCAAGGTCAACGCGCCCATAGGCGACGCCAAATTCATTTATAGACCGGACAAAAACAAAGAAGTAGTGGAACACTAA
- a CDS encoding sulfurtransferase TusA family protein — protein sequence MDKVVDARGLSCPEPVLATLNEIKKNQPGEVVVLVDTDTSKENVCRAATGQGWRVKSIDTEGGGYRIILEKG from the coding sequence ATGGACAAAGTAGTGGATGCGCGCGGTCTTTCGTGCCCCGAGCCCGTACTGGCCACTTTGAATGAAATAAAGAAGAATCAGCCGGGAGAGGTTGTGGTTCTGGTTGATACGGACACATCCAAAGAAAATGTCTGTCGGGCGGCAACCGGGCAGGGATGGCGGGTAAAGAGTATCGATACCGAAGGTGGAGGTTACCGCATCATTCTGGAAAAAGGATAG
- the yedE gene encoding YedE family putative selenium transporter, whose product MSRKLFNFFASRTGIVFAGLFIGVLAALLQKMGNPGNMGICVACFERDVAGSLGLHRAAMVQYMRPEIIGFVLGSLVAAYTFKEFRPRAGSAPIVRFVLGAFAMIGALVFLGCPWRAMLRLAGGDGNAIFGILGLIGGIWVGTLFLRKGFGLGRSYQTHTSVGWLLPLTMLAFLVLMLVFPQITGKDKSGLLFYSMTGPGSMHAPLLISLVVGLGVGFVAQQTRFCTTGAVRDLILFRQGHLLWGVLALVVAAFVTNLIVGQFHPGFVKQPIAHTMALWNFGGMVLAGLAFTLAGGCPGRQLFLSGEGDGDAAVFVLGMLVGAGFSHNLGLASSADGVGPYGIPAVIIGLLVCLFIGFTMREKTA is encoded by the coding sequence ATGTCTCGAAAATTATTCAATTTTTTCGCCTCCCGCACGGGCATCGTCTTTGCGGGTCTGTTTATCGGAGTCCTGGCGGCCCTCTTGCAAAAGATGGGAAATCCCGGGAATATGGGCATCTGTGTGGCCTGTTTCGAGAGGGACGTCGCCGGTTCCCTGGGCCTTCACCGCGCCGCCATGGTACAGTATATGCGGCCGGAAATTATCGGCTTTGTCCTCGGATCGCTTGTGGCTGCGTATACCTTCAAAGAGTTTCGACCCCGGGCAGGGTCGGCCCCCATCGTAAGATTTGTTCTGGGCGCTTTTGCGATGATCGGCGCCCTCGTGTTCTTAGGCTGTCCCTGGCGGGCTATGCTTCGCCTCGCGGGGGGAGACGGGAATGCCATTTTCGGTATCCTCGGTCTGATCGGGGGAATCTGGGTAGGCACTCTCTTTTTGAGAAAAGGGTTCGGCCTCGGCCGCTCGTATCAGACGCACACGTCGGTGGGCTGGCTCCTGCCGCTCACCATGCTTGCGTTCCTGGTATTGATGCTTGTCTTTCCTCAGATCACCGGTAAGGATAAAAGCGGGCTACTATTTTACAGTATGACAGGCCCCGGGTCCATGCATGCCCCTTTGCTTATTTCTCTCGTTGTCGGCCTTGGCGTGGGTTTCGTTGCTCAGCAGACAAGGTTCTGCACAACGGGTGCTGTTCGTGACCTCATTCTCTTCCGGCAGGGCCATCTCTTGTGGGGAGTCCTGGCACTCGTGGTCGCAGCCTTTGTTACGAACCTGATTGTGGGGCAGTTTCACCCGGGCTTCGTAAAGCAGCCTATTGCGCACACGATGGCGCTCTGGAATTTCGGCGGCATGGTGCTTGCGGGTCTCGCTTTCACGCTCGCCGGGGGATGTCCCGGCAGGCAGCTTTTTCTCTCCGGAGAAGGTGATGGCGACGCGGCGGTTTTTGTTCTTGGCATGCTCGTGGGGGCAGGCTTCTCCCATAATCTCGGCCTTGCCAGTTCCGCGGACGGAGTGGGGCCTTACGGTATTCCTGCTGTGATCATCGGACTTCTTGTCTGCCTTTTCATCGGCTTCACCATGAGAGAAAAAACTGCCTAA
- a CDS encoding 30S ribosomal protein S1, producing MADSGDTGAQKENSQEEMRALYETSMRSPGDGNVFKGTVIKINGESVIVDVGLKSEGTVALREFAPRGVEPEIHIGDEIEVMVVGRDRESGLLVLSKQKVDEIRTWEKIDKSLEEGIPIDGTIASEVKGGFIVITGGVNAFLPLSQVDIKPVKNPSSFVGRHLKFKVIKVNKRKGGVIVSRRMLLEEEREKKKQEFWKNVKEGQIMYGFVRNITDYGAFIDLGGVDGFLHVNDITWGKITHPKEYLRIGDEVKVKIVTIETEKSRISVGIKQLKVDPWAKIEERYAIGSKVRGKVVGIVEYGAFIELEQGLEGLLHISEMSWDRKLRDPGKIVSKGDWLELVVLRIDPEKKRISLGLKQLAPDPWDELEKAYPPGTIITGKVKNFTDFGMFVGIGAGVDGLVHMSEISWSRKKSAAPEQFQKGTTVEVLVLNVDKAQKKFSLSLKRLKDDPWKGVASRYHVGDVIEGFITSVTDFGVFVEIEEGIEGLIHLSEMDMQGKQLSEVFRIDDKIQAVILNIDEKDKRIGLSVKALRKAEDKEPAASPPESEGAFSTLGDILEPAMKKNLEENTTEEEE from the coding sequence ATGGCGGACAGCGGCGACACAGGGGCACAGAAAGAAAACTCACAGGAGGAGATGAGGGCGCTCTATGAAACGTCCATGAGGAGTCCCGGCGACGGCAACGTTTTCAAAGGCACGGTTATAAAGATCAACGGGGAATCGGTCATTGTAGACGTGGGCTTGAAGTCGGAAGGGACTGTAGCTCTTCGCGAATTTGCGCCGCGAGGCGTGGAACCGGAAATACATATCGGCGACGAGATTGAGGTCATGGTCGTGGGGAGGGACAGGGAATCCGGCCTTCTTGTGCTCTCCAAACAGAAAGTCGACGAGATCAGAACATGGGAAAAGATTGATAAGTCCCTTGAAGAGGGAATTCCGATAGATGGCACCATAGCTTCAGAGGTAAAGGGAGGTTTCATCGTAATCACGGGCGGGGTCAACGCATTCCTGCCGCTTTCACAGGTCGATATAAAACCGGTGAAAAACCCCTCTTCTTTCGTGGGAAGGCACCTGAAGTTCAAGGTCATAAAGGTCAACAAGAGAAAAGGTGGCGTGATCGTTTCTCGAAGGATGCTCCTTGAAGAAGAACGCGAAAAGAAGAAGCAGGAATTCTGGAAGAACGTAAAAGAAGGTCAGATAATGTACGGATTCGTCCGCAACATCACTGACTACGGCGCCTTTATCGATCTCGGCGGGGTCGACGGTTTTCTCCACGTGAACGACATCACCTGGGGCAAAATCACGCACCCGAAGGAATACTTAAGGATCGGCGATGAAGTGAAGGTGAAGATCGTCACCATAGAGACCGAAAAATCGCGCATATCCGTGGGCATCAAACAGTTGAAAGTCGATCCCTGGGCAAAGATTGAGGAACGATATGCCATCGGTTCCAAGGTGAGAGGCAAGGTAGTGGGCATCGTCGAATATGGCGCATTTATCGAGCTTGAACAGGGACTTGAAGGGCTCCTCCATATCAGCGAGATGAGCTGGGACAGGAAACTGAGGGACCCGGGCAAGATCGTGAGCAAGGGGGATTGGCTCGAGCTTGTGGTCCTGAGAATAGACCCCGAGAAAAAACGAATCTCGCTCGGGCTTAAGCAACTGGCGCCCGATCCATGGGATGAACTGGAGAAAGCCTACCCTCCGGGAACCATAATCACGGGTAAGGTAAAGAATTTTACCGACTTCGGTATGTTCGTGGGCATCGGCGCGGGTGTGGACGGATTGGTTCACATGTCGGAGATATCCTGGTCGAGAAAGAAGAGCGCCGCCCCGGAACAGTTCCAGAAGGGGACTACGGTAGAGGTGCTTGTACTCAATGTAGACAAAGCGCAGAAGAAATTTTCCCTGAGTCTCAAAAGGCTCAAGGACGATCCATGGAAGGGTGTGGCCTCGCGATACCACGTAGGAGACGTGATTGAAGGCTTTATCACGAGCGTTACCGATTTTGGTGTGTTCGTGGAAATAGAGGAAGGCATAGAAGGGCTTATCCATCTCTCGGAAATGGACATGCAGGGTAAACAGCTATCTGAGGTCTTTCGGATAGATGACAAAATTCAGGCCGTCATTCTCAATATCGACGAAAAGGATAAGAGAATCGGCCTCAGCGTGAAGGCGCTGAGAAAGGCCGAAGACAAAGAGCCGGCAGCATCTCCTCCGGAAAGTGAAGGCGCTTTCTCCACGCTCGGCGACATCCTGGAGCCGGCAATGAAAAAGAACCTGGAAGAGAATACCACGGAAGAGGAGGAATAA
- a CDS encoding Trm112 family protein yields MPISEELLKILCCPQCKGDIRLSDTGDGLTCDACKLLYPIKDDIPIMIIEEALPLNAPGSK; encoded by the coding sequence ATGCCCATCAGTGAGGAATTGTTGAAGATACTCTGTTGCCCTCAATGCAAGGGGGATATACGACTGAGCGATACCGGGGACGGTCTCACCTGCGATGCCTGTAAACTCCTCTATCCCATCAAGGACGACATACCCATCATGATTATAGAGGAGGCGCTCCCCCTTAATGCGCCTGGCTCAAAATAG